One Paenibacillus sp. SYP-B4298 genomic window, CGATGAACAGCATCGCCCCAAGCCGGCCTATGAGCGTGTAGCTGGCGTTGCCTCGGCAGGCAGCCTCTAGCCGTCCATAGCGGGTTCACACTGGCAACGAAGAGATCGTCCTGCATGAGCAGTCTATGCGGGGCGGTCTCTTTTAAATTAGTAGAAAGTACATGTTCACGTATAAGGGTCTTCAATTACATGAAACATAGCTTGCCCGCCAAGATCATCGGCATCGTGTACACTTGCTATGCGTTTGAATTAAATTCATTTTATTGGTTAATATGGTAAATATTTATTGACAATTCCACTGCCATTCGATACGATTAAGAAAAAAATGTAAGCGCTTTATAGAAAGGAGGAGCCGAATACATTTGGGAAGTAGACAAGCTCTATGATCGGTCGATCCCAAGCGGATCTATTCGTGTGATAGCAGGGTGGATGGTCTGCCGCGGAGGAAAGGCCGCCCTGAGGCCCCAAGCATAGGGAGCAAGCTTATATGGTGAAGAAATGGAGGAGAGGGTAATGAGAATAAGAAATTGGCGGAGAGTAATCGCGTTACTGGGTCTGGTCGGTCTGCTAGGCAGCTTCGTCTATAGTACACCGACGGTTCAGGCACAGAATACAGTGCTGCTGGAGCACGGATTTGAGGATGGCACGGCGCAGGGCTGGACCGGGCGCAGCGATAACGAGACGCTGACCGCTGCGGCAGAGGCTGCGCGCACAGGAGCATACGGACTGAAGGTGGCTAATCGCAGTGCGGTGTGGCATGGCGCGATGCTTGATGTGACGGATTACTTGGAGTTCGGCAAGACGTATGTGTTCTCCAGTTGGGTCAAGCTGCCTGCCGGATCTGCGGCGAGCCCCGTATACATGACGATGCAGCGGACCGCAGGGGAGGAGATGCATTATGAGCAGCTAGTGAATGAGAATGCAGCCGCCCATGGATGGGTGCAGCTAAGGGCCGAGTACAAGTATCGCGAACCGGCGGATAGTTTATCCGTTTATTTTGAGATTCCGAGCCAGCCTGCGCAGTCGTTCTATGTGGATGACTTCGTACTGGAGAAGCTGCCAGATGGCGAGCCCATCGTGATTGAGGAGAATATTCCTTCGCTGAAGGATGTCTATGCCGATTACTTCCTATTCGGCTCAGCCTTCGAAAATTTCGAGCTGTACCAGCAGCCGGATGCCCAATTGCTTGCCAAGCACTTCAACAGCCTGACGCCAGGCAATGTGCTCAAGTGGGACAGCCTGCAGCCGCAGGAGGGCAATTACCGCTTCACTGAGGCGGATGCGGCTGTACAGTTCTCGGCACAGAATGCCGGACATGTGCGGGGGCATACACTTATCTGGCATAATCAGACGCCGGATTGGGTATTCCGTGACGCCAATGGCGGCCTCGTTACGAAGCAAGTGCTGTTCGAACGAATGGAGGACCATATCAAAACGGTCGTCGGACGCTACAAGGATGAGATTTATGCCTGGGATGTGGTGAACGAGGTCATTGACGAAGGAGAGGCTAATGGCCTGCGGCGCAGTCTCTGGTATGAGATCGCGGGTGAGGAATATATCGAGAAGGCATTCATCTATGCGCATGAGGCTGATCCTGATGCCATGCTGTACATCAATGATTACAATACGCATGATCCTGCCAAGAGCCAGGCGCTGTATAATCTGATCGTTCGTCTGCAGCAAAAAGGGGTGCCAATTCACGGTGTCGGGCATCAGACACATGTGAATATCGATTATCCGCAGATGAGCCAGATTGAGGCTTCGATCCTCAAGTTTGCTGCGCTGGGCCTCAGGACGGAGATCACCGAGCTGGATGTTGACGTCTACACGAATTCGGGGCAGCGCTATGATACGCTGCCGGCACAGATTGAGCAGCGGCAGGTAGAGCGCTATAAGCAACTG contains:
- a CDS encoding endo-1,4-beta-xylanase, coding for MRIRNWRRVIALLGLVGLLGSFVYSTPTVQAQNTVLLEHGFEDGTAQGWTGRSDNETLTAAAEAARTGAYGLKVANRSAVWHGAMLDVTDYLEFGKTYVFSSWVKLPAGSAASPVYMTMQRTAGEEMHYEQLVNENAAAHGWVQLRAEYKYREPADSLSVYFEIPSQPAQSFYVDDFVLEKLPDGEPIVIEENIPSLKDVYADYFLFGSAFENFELYQQPDAQLLAKHFNSLTPGNVLKWDSLQPQEGNYRFTEADAAVQFSAQNAGHVRGHTLIWHNQTPDWVFRDANGGLVTKQVLFERMEDHIKTVVGRYKDEIYAWDVVNEVIDEGEANGLRRSLWYEIAGEEYIEKAFIYAHEADPDAMLYINDYNTHDPAKSQALYNLIVRLQQKGVPIHGVGHQTHVNIDYPQMSQIEASILKFAALGLRTEITELDVDVYTNSGQRYDTLPAQIEQRQVERYKQLFEIFRRHRDLIDNVTVWGKDDGNTWLRKFPVTRNNWPLLFDERLQSKSAYWEIVGDVQTQLPNAPSNVQAAAGDGRVTLSWSPVAGAASYSVQRALQSGGPYTQVAQGLTASSYLDIGLVNGTAYYYKVTAHDAAGASATSAVVSATPQGTPHTGTGQLAVQYRTSSSNAGDNSLTPHFLIANRGSAAVPLSELTIRYWYTVDGERPQQFHCDWAQAGCSNLSGSLVKLAQPLAGADYYLELSFAAGAGSVAAGADSGPIQTRVNKTDWSNYNEIGDYSYDPLKTAFADWERVTLYRNGTLVWGTEPGQQP